The genomic segment AAACACGGCCAATTTCATACACCTTTTCAAATCCGCCGATGATCAGTCGCTTTAAATGCAGTTCAATGGCAATCCGCATATACAGATCCATATTCAGTGCATTATGGTGTGTAACAAAGGGCCTTGCTGCCGCTCCGCCCGGTATGTCGTGCATCGTCGGCGTCTCTACTTCGAGATAATCCAGTTCGTTCAGATAATCACGGATAGTCTGAACAATTTTACTTCTGAGTACAAAGGTCTTTCTTACATCCGGATTGACAATCAGATCCAGATATCTCTGACGGTAGCGCTGTTCAACATCCTTCAGTCCGTGAAACTTGTCCGGAAGCGGGCGCAGCGATTTAGTCAGGATGGAGAAATGGGTTACCTTAACTGAAAGTTCACCGACGCGGGTTTTAAATACCGTTCCCTCAACCCCTACAAAATCACCGATGTCTATATGTTTAAAAAGATCATATTGCTCATCACCGACATTGTCCTTACGGATATAAAGCTGTATTTTCCCTTCGAAATCTCTGATATCTGCAAATCCTGCTTTTCCTTTACGCCTTTTTGCCATCAGCCTGCCGGCAGTGACAACATGTACTGCTTTTTCCTCCAGCTCTTCTTCGCTGAAAGTATCGTAAAGTTTGTGGATTTTTTCCGTATTATGCGTCCGTTCAAATCGTCCGCCAAAGGGATTAATCCCTTTTTCAATTAAAATCTTCAGCTTTTCCCGTCTGGCCTGAAGCTGATCAGTCAGATCCACTTCCTGACTCATATGTTATTCAACCTCCAGTCGATTCTCGTGTCATGTCATGATTTCTGATGCGGATTAGAAAATGACTTCCCGCCGGATCCATTACCCGCAGATTCGTCCCGTCGCGTCATATTCCCGATTCATAAAGAAAACTGCCAGCGAACACCGGCAGTCTGTTATCTATCCGAATTATAGAGAATTTAAGAAATACTGTCAACTTTGTCCGACAAGTGCCAGCTCTGAGGAGTAAATTTTTGTGAGGCCCTCCGTGTCATGCGAATAGTTGATCTGATTTTACATATATTTCCATTTCTGCTTTTCCGCTTTTTTTGAAAAAGAGACAAGCCAAATTTTGATGGCCTTTTTTAATTTTTTTTGACTGTAGCTTTGCCTTGCATTCCCCCTTTCTGATATACTGTTCTTACCCGGTGAACCGGACTTGCATCGGTTTCACCAGGCTAGCCATATCCTCCTCTGTTAATCTGCGTGTCCGAATCGCTTCTAACAGGGCTGAGGATATTTCTTTTGCCGTCTTTTTTTGCGTACGGAGCAGCTTTGACCCCTTTTCATATAACTGCATCAAAATATCCGCAATCTGTGTAAGAAGATAGTGATTCTTCATCGCCTGATGATTCTGGCTGTTCACGTGTTGAATGGCGTACTGTACGTGCTTTTGTCGATTAAACCCCTGATTTTCAATCTTCCAGCGCCTTCGCCCAACCGCTACCAACACCTCTGCCTTCTTCTCCGTGATAGGCAGATTGGTCAGAAACAGAAAGATGTGCGTTTTTTCTTTTTCCTGAACCGTAGCTTCCAGGGCATTTAGTTTTCTTTCCTGGTAGGCGATGTCATTCACCCAGTAGGTCGTTGCAGATTGTCCCCGATACTTCAGCGCTTTCAGCGCCTCGAATTCCTGCGCCACACTCGGAATACTGCCTGCTTTGAAGCGAAACATGTATTTCCAGCGGTTAGCCTCACATCGCTGAAAGACGGATTCACACGCATATAGGCTATCCGCCAGGATACAGATGGGCAGACGCTTGAAGGTCGCTTTCAATCGGGTGCTCAGGCGCTCGAAGGCGCGACGTTCACAGTCCTGTTTGGTCACGTCCTCGTGCTCGTTCTCTATAAATTCCGAGTCGATACTCAGCACCATGTCCCCAACGACCAGTTTGGCTTCCAGAACGTGATGCTGGTAATCCGTCCAGGTTTCTCCGGTCTTTTTGTGGGTATGTTCGCGTTTCAGGCAATGTGCACAATGCTTCTTGTTAAAGTGGAAAAGCCCGGTCCCATCAATGATAATCCCCCAATACTTCCCCTCGATCCGTTCGGCCTCAAAACACCGCTTTTTGAGGAGCTCCCGGATTAAACCGATGCGAATGTTTTCCAGCTCCTTCGGATCAAGCCGCGACAAGAAATCGTTGATCGTGTCATAGTGGGGCAGTTCATGAAGCTCTTGAGTAGCGAGCATCTTTTGCAGGTTATCGATACATTCTTCACGATTAAGTCCGTTGCTCAGGCTGCGCATGCTGGTGAACTGACAGACATTTTTCAGGATCATCATCCAGAGCATCAAGTCTGAATCATAGGTGACATAACTCTGATGTCTCGGATCTTTGACCTTTCTGAGCCTGTTGGTGAATCCTTTAAAGAAATGATGGCATATTTTCTGAAACTCGAGAAAATAATTGACGTTCTTCTCCTGCTCTCGTTTCTCTTTCCGTGTAATCATAAGAACCTCCTAAAAAAATAGCACTATTATGGGATTTATTACTGTTAAATTATCTCATATATAGCATTATTTAGGGGGCTGTTGTTGATTTTATCGCGAAGAATTTTTACTCCTCAGAGCTGGACAAGTGCAGATTCCCGGACGTATGTTTCCAGCAGTTCGCGGAATTCCCCGGCAGTATTGCAGACATTGATCTTTTTCCCGACTTCGTTACCGCTCCGTAATCCCTTAACATGCCAGGCCGCATGTTTACGCATTTCGAGAACAGCCGGATGCTCTCCCTCAGTTGGTGAACAAAGAGCCTGTTCATCGTCCTTTTATTATAATGGATCATGCCGTGGCCGGCTACCCTTTCTGCACAGACCAGGCCGATACCAAAACGCCCGGCAATCAGGCGGAAAAAGCGTTGCGTGCTCCTGCCATCGGAGAGAGAACTACCCTGTTTTTCAATTCAACTCGTCCAATTTAAACATCCGTCCACCTCTTATAACTCTTTCATTTCAGAAACCGTTACGCCAAGTTTATCACATATTCGCTGAATCAGTTCAGCCTCAGGCACTCTGTTTTCCCTTTCAATTTCTCCCAGCAGCGTCAGAGAAATACCAAGTTCTTTTGCCAGCGCTGTCTGAGTGTATCCCTTCAGTTTACGGAATGCCCGTATTCTCCTTCCCCATTGCCCGTCCTTAATCATCAAATCGAACTCCTTCTTATTTCTTCGTCCACAAATCCGGAGTGTAAACGCGCAACTTGCCATCCCGACAGAGCCTCTCATGCACGGCCCTGATCCGATAAAAACAGTATAGCACAGACTTCTCTCTCATACGTTATCCGGCACCGGACAGAGAAAACGGGGGAGACAGATGATCGTTTCTGTCCTCCCCCGTATTTTTTCGCTTTTTCAGCAAATGTCAGTTAATCCTCAGTCTGATAAAGCGGTGTACTCAGATATCTTTCTCCATTATCCGGTACGATAACTACAACTTTTTTACCCTTACCGAGTTTCTTTGCTACCTGAATGCCGGCATAGATTGCAGCGCCTCCTGAGATACCTGCCAGAACGCCTTCTTTTCTTCCGGCCTGACGGGCGTACTCGAACGCCTGTTCATTGGAGACATCAATGACTTCATCATAGACCTTCGTATCCAGAGTATCCGGAACAAATCCTGTACCAATACCCTGAATTTTATGCGGTCCGCCCTTGCCGCCATTCAAAATAGCCGAATCTTTCGGCTCAACAGCATAGACCTTAATGTCTTTAAACCGCTCTTTCAGCGCTTTACCTGCACCGCTTAATGTTCCTCCGGTACCTACACCGGCAACGAAAGCATCCAGTGAATCAAAGGCCTCAGCCAGCTCCTTGCCTGTTGTCCGGTAATGCACTTCAGGATTTGCCGGATTCTTGAATTGCTGCGGCAGAAAATAGCCTTTTTCCTGAGCCAGTTCCTGAGCCCTGGCAATAGATCCCTTGATCGCCTGGGCACCCGGTGTAAGGATCACTTCTGCTCCATAAGCCTTAAACAGCTTACGCCGTTCGATACTCATCGTCTCAGGCATCACGAGGATAGCCCGGTACCCTTTGACTGCAGCTACAAGTGCCAGAC from the Sporolactobacillus sp. Y61 genome contains:
- the lysS gene encoding lysine--tRNA ligase; its protein translation is MSQEVDLTDQLQARREKLKILIEKGINPFGGRFERTHNTEKIHKLYDTFSEEELEEKAVHVVTAGRLMAKRRKGKAGFADIRDFEGKIQLYIRKDNVGDEQYDLFKHIDIGDFVGVEGTVFKTRVGELSVKVTHFSILTKSLRPLPDKFHGLKDVEQRYRQRYLDLIVNPDVRKTFVLRSKIVQTIRDYLNELDYLEVETPTMHDIPGGAAARPFVTHHNALNMDLYMRIAIELHLKRLIIGGFEKVYEIGRVYRNEGIDTKHNPEFTMLELYAAYDDLRDIMTLTENLISSVASRVLGSTVITYEGHEIDLKPKWRRVHMVDAIKEATGVDLWPKMSDEEARRLAADNGVKVQENMTYGHVVNEFFEQKVENTLVQPTFVFGHPIVISPLAKKDPKDQRFSDRFELYIVGREYANAFSELNDPIDQRHRFEDQMRDRKAGLDETQVIDEDFLEAMEYGMPPTGGLGIGIDRLVMLLTDSSSIRDVLLFPLMRKREDK
- a CDS encoding transposase family protein; the encoded protein is MITRKEKREQEKNVNYFLEFQKICHHFFKGFTNRLRKVKDPRHQSYVTYDSDLMLWMMILKNVCQFTSMRSLSNGLNREECIDNLQKMLATQELHELPHYDTINDFLSRLDPKELENIRIGLIRELLKKRCFEAERIEGKYWGIIIDGTGLFHFNKKHCAHCLKREHTHKKTGETWTDYQHHVLEAKLVVGDMVLSIDSEFIENEHEDVTKQDCERRAFERLSTRLKATFKRLPICILADSLYACESVFQRCEANRWKYMFRFKAGSIPSVAQEFEALKALKYRGQSATTYWVNDIAYQERKLNALEATVQEKEKTHIFLFLTNLPITEKKAEVLVAVGRRRWKIENQGFNRQKHVQYAIQHVNSQNHQAMKNHYLLTQIADILMQLYEKGSKLLRTQKKTAKEISSALLEAIRTRRLTEEDMASLVKPMQVRFTG
- a CDS encoding helix-turn-helix transcriptional regulator translates to MKDGQWGRRIRAFRKLKGYTQTALAKELGISLTLLGEIERENRVPEAELIQRICDKLGVTVSEMKEL
- the cysK gene encoding cysteine synthase A, whose amino-acid sequence is MTVANSVTELIGNTPVVRLNHLTGENDAELYAKLEYFNPGSSVKDRIALSMIEAAERDGKLKPNDTIIEPTSGNTGIGLALVAAVKGYRAILVMPETMSIERRKLFKAYGAEVILTPGAQAIKGSIARAQELAQEKGYFLPQQFKNPANPEVHYRTTGKELAEAFDSLDAFVAGVGTGGTLSGAGKALKERFKDIKVYAVEPKDSAILNGGKGGPHKIQGIGTGFVPDTLDTKVYDEVIDVSNEQAFEYARQAGRKEGVLAGISGGAAIYAGIQVAKKLGKGKKVVVIVPDNGERYLSTPLYQTED